The following coding sequences are from one Clostridioides difficile ATCC 9689 = DSM 1296 window:
- a CDS encoding winged helix-turn-helix transcriptional regulator, protein MKKCLDNYSCPIEATLALIGGKYKTLILWHLKDTILRFNELKKLIPKATPKMLTQQLRELESDGLIIRVVYPVVPPKVEYSLSDFGKSIIPILDSMCDWGSDYLENL, encoded by the coding sequence ATGAAAAAATGTTTAGATAATTACAGTTGCCCAATAGAAGCAACACTTGCATTGATTGGTGGTAAATATAAGACACTTATACTTTGGCATCTTAAAGACACTATATTGAGGTTCAATGAATTAAAAAAATTAATTCCTAAAGCAACGCCTAAGATGTTAACTCAACAATTACGTGAATTAGAATCAGATGGTTTAATTATAAGAGTGGTTTATCCTGTTGTTCCTCCAAAAGTAGAATACTCGCTATCTGATTTTGGAAAGAGTATTATTCCAATTTTAGATTCCATGTGTGACTGGGGTTCTGATTACTTAGAAAATCTATAA
- a CDS encoding response regulator transcription factor: MDTCFNKKILLVDDEKDIVDLIEEVLINDGFKNIIKAYNGLDAISLCKIACPDVVILDIMLPDIDGIEVCKKIREFSYCSILFLSSKNDDIDKILGLSSGGDDYITKPFSPREIAFRVKAQLRRQQYQSIVPSDSEVIKIGDITIDIEGNRVYKDRNEIELTGREYHLLSYMAKNVNKIIGKERLYEQVWGVYSSICDNTIMVHIRHIREKIEDNPSNPKILITVKGLGYKLVNRID, translated from the coding sequence ATGGATACATGTTTTAATAAAAAAATATTACTTGTTGATGATGAAAAGGATATAGTAGATTTAATTGAAGAAGTACTCATAAATGATGGTTTTAAAAACATTATTAAAGCTTATAATGGTCTAGATGCTATTTCGCTGTGTAAGATAGCATGTCCAGATGTTGTCATTCTTGATATAATGTTACCAGATATAGATGGTATAGAAGTGTGTAAAAAAATTCGAGAGTTTTCATACTGTTCTATTCTTTTTTTATCATCAAAAAATGATGATATTGACAAAATACTAGGTCTTAGTAGTGGGGGAGATGACTATATAACAAAGCCATTCAGTCCAAGAGAAATTGCTTTTCGAGTTAAAGCGCAATTACGTAGACAACAGTATCAAAGCATTGTACCATCAGATAGTGAAGTTATTAAAATAGGAGATATTACTATTGATATAGAAGGAAACCGTGTATATAAAGATAGAAATGAGATTGAGTTAACTGGAAGGGAGTATCATCTTTTAAGCTACATGGCTAAAAATGTAAATAAAATTATAGGAAAAGAAAGACTCTATGAACAAGTATGGGGAGTATATAGTAGTATTTGTGACAATACAATTATGGTGCATATACGACATATAAGAGAAAAAATTGAAGATAACCCCTCAAATCCTAAAATACTTATAACAGTTAAAGGACTAGGATATAAACTTGTGAATAGAATCGATTAG
- a CDS encoding DJ-1/PfpI family protein, with the protein MKVLVFLAKGFETMEFSVFVDVMGWARNDYGHDIDVVTCGFKKQVMSTFNIQVLVDKTIEEVCVDDYDALAIPGGFEEFGFYDEAYDSSFLNLIREFNSKEKIIASICVAALPVGKSGVLKNRKATTYHLKNGKRQRQLSEFDVNVVNEPIVVDKNIITSYCPETAPHVAFKLLEMLTSKEQMDEVKLAMGFKL; encoded by the coding sequence ATGAAAGTTTTAGTTTTTTTAGCAAAAGGTTTTGAAACTATGGAATTTAGTGTATTTGTAGATGTTATGGGATGGGCTCGTAACGATTATGGGCATGATATTGATGTAGTGACTTGTGGATTTAAAAAACAAGTTATGAGCACATTTAATATACAAGTATTAGTTGATAAGACGATAGAAGAAGTATGTGTTGATGATTATGATGCTCTAGCTATTCCTGGAGGATTTGAAGAATTTGGATTTTATGATGAAGCATATGATTCATCTTTTTTAAATCTAATAAGGGAGTTTAATTCAAAAGAAAAAATAATCGCTTCTATTTGTGTGGCAGCATTGCCAGTTGGAAAAAGTGGTGTTTTAAAAAATCGTAAAGCTACTACATATCATTTGAAAAATGGTAAAAGACAAAGACAGTTAAGTGAGTTTGATGTAAATGTAGTTAATGAACCAATTGTTGTAGATAAAAATATTATAACCTCATATTGTCCAGAAACAGCTCCACATGTAGCTTTTAAGCTTTTAGAAATGTTGACATCTAAAGAACAAATGGATGAAGTTAAATTAGCAATGGGATTTAAACTGTAA
- a CDS encoding ABC transporter ATP-binding protein has product MSIIELNELTKSYRRFEKKAGFMGSVKSLFNRKYTEKTAISSFDLKIEEGEFVGLIGQNGAGKTTLIKMLTGIIVPSSGEISVMGYYPNKLENNFKKQYAVVMGQKSQLFFELTPADTFLLFKELYDISNEEYKKNLDYFIELFEVSDYLNVQVRTLSLGERMKMELIVALLHNPKILFLDEPTIGLDAIAQKQIRYFLKEVNETKGTTIILTSHYMEDIKSLCSRSIVVENSRKIYDGSTEKLFNHFQKYKKITVSFSNETNIVFPKDCKVVEQTNHKISVIVPKERGNETIKWIFDKYDVKDVMIEEEDIGSIVERIYKKGSDEYYEQL; this is encoded by the coding sequence ATGAGTATAATTGAACTTAATGAACTGACTAAATCTTATAGAAGATTTGAGAAAAAGGCAGGATTTATGGGGAGTGTAAAGTCTTTATTTAATAGGAAATATACAGAAAAAACAGCTATATCGTCATTTGATTTAAAGATAGAAGAAGGAGAATTTGTTGGATTAATAGGTCAAAATGGAGCTGGCAAAACTACTCTTATTAAGATGTTAACTGGTATTATTGTACCGTCTTCTGGAGAAATATCTGTTATGGGTTATTACCCTAACAAATTAGAAAATAATTTTAAAAAACAATATGCTGTTGTTATGGGCCAAAAAAGTCAACTATTCTTTGAATTGACACCAGCAGATACGTTTCTTTTATTTAAAGAATTATATGATATATCTAATGAAGAATATAAAAAAAACTTGGATTACTTTATCGAATTATTTGAGGTATCTGACTATTTAAATGTTCAAGTTAGGACGCTTTCTTTAGGAGAAAGAATGAAAATGGAACTAATAGTAGCCCTTCTACATAATCCAAAAATATTATTTTTGGATGAACCAACTATAGGCTTAGATGCTATAGCCCAAAAACAAATTAGGTATTTCCTAAAAGAAGTAAATGAAACAAAAGGAACTACTATTATACTTACTTCTCATTACATGGAAGATATTAAGAGTCTCTGTAGTAGAAGTATTGTTGTAGAAAATAGCCGTAAAATATATGATGGTTCTACAGAGAAACTATTTAATCATTTTCAAAAATATAAAAAAATAACAGTTAGTTTTTCCAATGAAACTAACATTGTATTTCCAAAAGATTGTAAAGTTGTTGAACAAACAAATCATAAGATATCAGTAATTGTGCCAAAAGAAAGAGGAAATGAAACGATTAAATGGATTTTTGATAAATATGATGTTAAAGATGTAATGATTGAAGAAGAAGATATAGGTAGTATTGTAGAGAGAATATATAAGAAAGGAAGTGATGAGTATTATGAGCAACTATAA
- a CDS encoding ABC transporter permease, protein MSNYNEASSNYSMFYKFKQSIRRYYEVAKINFKVQLIWRFDVVVNMVFTIVKILFAYILWKAIFGENKIVSGFTFNSMLSYYIISSFLAGIDMSKSTSEEICNRVKLGTFSKYMIIPINVQNYFIAKNFGMTCFYFVFNMISAFVWIFIFKIDFAFTSNPVQILISILMIFLGFIFMMKLHFFIGILSFKFLEISFFRMIIENIVEFITGTMIPLVLLPETIVTVMKVFPFYYTTYLPSMLLIGRNSNEAIQGLIILALWVLFFSVVNKVMYKRMRTLFDGVGI, encoded by the coding sequence ATGAGCAACTATAATGAAGCAAGTTCAAATTATTCAATGTTTTATAAATTTAAACAGAGTATTAGAAGGTATTATGAAGTAGCCAAAATTAATTTTAAAGTGCAACTTATCTGGAGATTTGATGTGGTGGTTAATATGGTGTTTACGATTGTAAAAATTTTATTTGCTTATATTTTATGGAAAGCAATTTTTGGTGAAAATAAAATAGTCTCTGGTTTTACATTTAACTCTATGTTATCTTACTATATAATAAGCTCATTTTTAGCAGGTATTGATATGTCAAAGAGTACCAGTGAAGAGATATGTAATCGTGTAAAATTGGGCACCTTTTCAAAGTACATGATTATTCCAATTAATGTTCAAAATTATTTTATTGCTAAAAATTTTGGAATGACATGTTTTTATTTTGTATTTAATATGATTTCTGCATTTGTATGGATTTTTATATTTAAAATAGATTTTGCCTTTACATCAAATCCAGTTCAAATATTAATTTCAATTTTGATGATTTTTCTAGGGTTTATTTTTATGATGAAACTCCACTTCTTTATTGGGATTTTGTCATTTAAATTTCTTGAGATTAGTTTTTTTAGAATGATAATTGAAAATATTGTTGAATTTATTACAGGAACAATGATACCACTTGTACTCTTACCAGAAACTATAGTAACAGTTATGAAGGTATTTCCATTTTATTATACAACATATTTGCCATCTATGTTACTAATAGGTAGAAACAGCAATGAGGCAATACAAGGATTAATTATTCTAGCATTATGGGTTTTATTTTTTTCTGTAGTAAATAAAGTTATGTATAAAAGAATGAGAACATTATTTGATGGGGTGGGTATATGA
- a CDS encoding diguanylate cyclase domain-containing protein: protein MENNTIQKQLRDLSKKIWHIYILNPEEENLKFIISLLDDNLALIGTGKHEFYETLEEFIIGLEKDQTESEQIDFEIIDEWYSCTKVTDEAFIVYGTLWVIEKDYLEKDIYVEMDTRFTMVYRVTDDMIKLIHVHHSIPNFDQMKDEYYPKTITEKAQEALAMANEFKLKSEKDLMTGLYNRHFFEVHIKEMLKTVSHGYFYIFDLDNFKQVNDIFGHVRGDEILIHFSNILTKVFVNDAIIGRLGGDEFAVFEYSNQSKENVENKAKKVLELCLESNSCSIGISKLENNSDTFQSLYKQSDYALYYSKRNNKGNFSWF, encoded by the coding sequence ATGGAAAATAATACAATACAAAAACAATTAAGAGATTTATCAAAAAAAATTTGGCATATTTATATTTTAAATCCAGAAGAAGAAAACCTTAAATTTATTATTTCCTTATTAGATGACAACCTTGCATTAATTGGAACAGGAAAACATGAATTTTACGAAACATTAGAAGAATTTATTATAGGTCTTGAAAAAGACCAAACAGAATCAGAGCAAATAGACTTTGAGATTATAGATGAGTGGTATTCATGTACCAAAGTTACAGACGAAGCTTTTATAGTATATGGTACTCTTTGGGTAATAGAAAAAGATTACCTAGAAAAAGATATCTATGTAGAAATGGATACTCGATTTACTATGGTATACAGAGTTACAGATGATATGATTAAACTTATCCATGTTCACCATTCTATTCCAAACTTTGACCAAATGAAAGATGAGTATTACCCTAAAACAATAACTGAAAAAGCACAAGAAGCACTAGCAATGGCAAATGAATTTAAACTAAAATCAGAAAAAGACCTTATGACTGGACTATACAATAGACATTTTTTTGAAGTACACATAAAAGAAATGCTTAAAACTGTTTCACATGGATACTTTTACATCTTTGATTTAGATAATTTTAAACAGGTAAATGATATCTTTGGTCATGTTCGAGGAGATGAAATACTAATACATTTTTCAAATATTTTGACTAAAGTATTCGTAAATGATGCTATTATTGGAAGACTTGGTGGAGATGAATTTGCTGTTTTTGAATATAGTAATCAATCAAAAGAGAATGTTGAAAATAAGGCAAAGAAGGTTTTAGAATTATGCCTAGAGAGTAATTCTTGTTCTATAGGTATATCTAAATTAGAAAATAACTCTGATACTTTCCAGTCTTTATACAAACAATCGGATTATGCTTTGTATTATTCAAAACGAAATAATAAAGGAAACTTTAGTTGGTTTTAG
- a CDS encoding ABC-F family ATP-binding cassette domain-containing protein, which translates to MSLLKVTNLSQCFMDKSLYEKANFDLFKGEHIGVVGQNGTGKSTLIKILLGEVVPDSGEIKWQPNINIGHLDQYAEINRDTTISLYLHTAFEELYKIEKEMNLLYQKSAISENGQYLIKASDYQEQLIANNFYSIDNEINKIANGLGLDSIGMNRVVGELSGGQRAKVILAKLLLSNHDVLLLDEPTNFLDKEHVEWLSNYLNTFNGAFIVVSHDFDFLEKISTGILDIEFGMIKKYHGKYSEFLKQKSHLREDYIRRYQAQQKKIEKEETFIRKNKAGVNSKIARGRQKQLDKIERIAPPSFTGKPNIQFSEIEISAQNALTITNLEVGYYYSLLPKLNFSVDGGQKIVITGFNGIGKSTLLKTLVKDIPRISGDFQFSEQVKIGYYEQDLKWENPDKTPLQIVADKYPKLNTKEIRRHLARCGVKEEHVSRSVSTLSGGEQSKVKLCCMMLSPCNFLILDEPTNHFDAETKDALQNALKQFRGSIILVSHEEKFYKGWIDKVFNIEKQLV; encoded by the coding sequence ATGAGTTTATTAAAAGTAACTAATTTATCACAATGTTTTATGGATAAATCACTGTATGAGAAAGCTAACTTTGATTTATTCAAAGGTGAACATATAGGTGTAGTTGGCCAAAATGGTACAGGTAAAAGTACATTAATTAAAATTTTATTGGGAGAAGTTGTTCCAGATTCAGGAGAAATCAAGTGGCAACCTAATATCAATATAGGCCATTTAGACCAATATGCAGAAATCAATAGAGATACAACAATATCACTCTATTTACACACTGCATTTGAGGAACTTTATAAAATAGAAAAGGAAATGAATCTACTCTATCAAAAAAGTGCTATATCTGAAAATGGGCAATATCTAATCAAAGCATCAGATTATCAGGAACAACTAATAGCAAATAATTTCTATTCTATAGATAATGAAATAAATAAAATAGCAAATGGTCTTGGATTAGATTCAATAGGAATGAATCGTGTTGTTGGAGAGCTTAGTGGTGGTCAAAGGGCAAAGGTAATTTTAGCAAAATTACTACTTTCTAACCATGATGTTCTATTATTAGACGAACCAACAAACTTTTTAGATAAAGAACATGTTGAATGGCTCTCAAATTATTTAAATACATTTAATGGGGCATTTATTGTAGTTTCCCACGATTTTGACTTTTTAGAAAAAATTTCTACAGGTATTCTTGATATAGAATTTGGCATGATTAAGAAATATCATGGAAAATATTCAGAGTTCCTTAAACAAAAATCACATTTAAGAGAAGATTATATTAGAAGGTATCAAGCACAACAAAAGAAAATAGAAAAAGAAGAAACATTTATACGTAAAAATAAAGCTGGAGTAAATTCAAAAATTGCAAGAGGAAGACAAAAACAATTGGATAAAATAGAAAGAATAGCTCCTCCTAGTTTTACAGGAAAACCAAATATTCAATTTTCAGAAATTGAAATATCGGCTCAAAATGCTCTTACTATAACAAATCTTGAAGTTGGATACTACTATTCTTTACTTCCAAAATTAAATTTTTCTGTTGATGGAGGTCAAAAAATAGTTATAACTGGTTTTAATGGAATCGGTAAATCTACCTTGTTAAAGACATTAGTAAAAGATATTCCTCGTATATCTGGAGATTTCCAGTTTTCAGAACAAGTTAAAATTGGTTATTATGAGCAAGATTTAAAATGGGAAAATCCTGATAAAACCCCACTTCAAATAGTAGCAGATAAATATCCAAAATTAAATACAAAAGAGATTAGACGTCATCTAGCCAGATGTGGTGTGAAGGAAGAGCATGTTTCAAGGAGTGTATCTACTTTAAGTGGTGGTGAACAATCTAAGGTTAAATTATGTTGTATGATGTTATCTCCTTGTAATTTTCTTATTCTGGATGAACCAACCAATCACTTTGATGCAGAGACAAAGGATGCTTTACAAAATGCTTTGAAACAGTTTAGAGGAAGTATAATCCTAGTTTCCCATGAAGAAAAATTTTATAAAGGTTGGATTGATAAAGTATTTAATATAGAAAAACAATTAGTATAA
- a CDS encoding ABC transporter permease, whose translation MMKKNLKIIFMLLKMKLSKMMVFRFDFFGAFFVDSSLFILQLLMFNSIYSHVDSIGGWQQGEMLIFIGTFSLINAINMTIFFFGIYDIPRKIQEGELDYYITKPLDPLFRLTFENINIGSSPLILASILIVLYGISELNSEITLVMIIIYIFMVLLMTLLFYDVCIILRTVSFFVISSSAIMRLEDNLLPMNMKIPGVIYEGVFKVLFYLILPYGIMSTIPTQILAGTITINGLIYSILIVFLFTLFMWRFWKLGMRHYKSASS comes from the coding sequence ATGATGAAAAAAAATTTGAAAATAATATTTATGTTATTAAAAATGAAATTATCAAAGATGATGGTATTTAGATTTGATTTTTTTGGAGCATTTTTTGTAGATAGTTCATTATTTATATTACAACTTCTAATGTTTAATAGTATATATTCTCATGTAGACTCAATAGGGGGATGGCAACAAGGAGAGATGTTAATATTTATAGGAACTTTCTCATTAATAAATGCGATAAATATGACGATTTTCTTTTTTGGTATTTATGATATTCCACGAAAAATCCAAGAAGGAGAATTAGACTACTATATTACAAAACCATTAGATCCACTATTTAGGTTAACATTTGAAAATATTAATATTGGTTCATCACCATTAATTCTAGCAAGTATACTTATTGTTTTATATGGAATATCTGAGTTAAACTCAGAGATAACTTTAGTTATGATAATAATATATATTTTCATGGTGTTATTGATGACATTACTTTTTTATGATGTATGTATCATACTTAGAACAGTTTCATTTTTTGTTATATCATCTTCTGCGATAATGAGATTAGAAGATAATTTATTGCCAATGAATATGAAAATTCCTGGTGTAATATATGAAGGTGTTTTTAAAGTATTATTCTATTTAATCTTACCATATGGAATTATGTCGACAATTCCGACTCAAATTTTGGCTGGGACAATAACAATTAATGGATTAATATACTCAATTTTAATTGTATTTTTGTTTACATTGTTTATGTGGAGATTTTGGAAGTTAGGTATGAGACATTATAAAAGTGCAAGTAGTTAA
- a CDS encoding MATE family efflux transporter — translation MSDVYYSENHEQDNLYEQDNLLAQRFNLFTLLKFAFPTIFMMIFMGLYTIVDTIFVSRFINTNALSAINIVCPIINLIVGIGTMLATGGSAIVARKMGNGDIEGANKAFSLIVLSGVVIGVIITGIGIVFMDYIIIWLGASEVLIKYCRSYLFIILVFASANILQVLFQCLFVTAGKPQFGLWLVLGAGCANIILDYVFIVLLQMGISGAALATGVGYLIPTISGMVFFSKNKGLLKFCIPRLDKRILFEACFNGSSEMVGQLSTAVTTFLFNAMMMKLIGEDGVAAITIIIYSQFLLTSLYIGFSMGVAPIISYNYGSENNTQLNHVFKICILFISVASLLVFIFSISCSPIIVETFSQRGSRVYEIARSGFYIFSFSFIFCGYNIFTSSMFTALSNGKVSAILSFLRTFGFITIGLLILPNILNINGIWLAVPSAEILTLFLTVFCIFKYKNRYKYM, via the coding sequence ATGAGTGATGTATATTATTCAGAAAATCATGAACAAGATAATCTTTATGAGCAAGATAATTTACTGGCACAAAGATTTAATTTATTTACTCTATTGAAGTTTGCATTTCCTACTATTTTTATGATGATTTTTATGGGGTTGTATACAATCGTAGATACTATATTTGTATCAAGATTTATTAATACAAATGCTCTATCAGCAATTAATATTGTATGTCCAATTATTAATCTTATAGTTGGAATTGGAACTATGCTTGCCACTGGAGGAAGTGCTATTGTAGCACGTAAGATGGGAAATGGTGATATTGAGGGAGCAAATAAAGCTTTTTCTTTAATCGTATTATCAGGAGTTGTAATTGGGGTAATAATTACTGGTATAGGTATTGTATTTATGGATTATATCATTATATGGTTAGGAGCAAGTGAAGTTTTAATTAAATATTGTCGTTCATATCTTTTTATTATCTTGGTTTTTGCTTCTGCAAATATACTACAAGTATTATTTCAATGTTTATTTGTAACAGCTGGAAAGCCTCAATTTGGATTATGGCTAGTGTTAGGTGCTGGGTGTGCTAATATAATTCTTGACTATGTGTTCATTGTTCTGTTACAAATGGGTATTAGTGGAGCAGCACTTGCAACTGGAGTAGGATACCTAATTCCTACCATTTCAGGTATGGTTTTCTTTTCAAAAAATAAAGGGTTACTTAAATTTTGTATACCTAGACTAGATAAAAGAATATTATTTGAAGCTTGTTTTAATGGTTCATCTGAAATGGTGGGTCAACTATCAACAGCAGTTACTACTTTTTTATTTAATGCTATGATGATGAAATTAATTGGTGAAGATGGGGTTGCAGCTATTACAATAATTATTTATTCTCAATTTCTTTTAACTTCGCTTTATATAGGTTTCTCAATGGGTGTTGCACCAATAATAAGTTATAACTATGGAAGTGAAAATAATACGCAGTTAAATCATGTTTTTAAGATTTGTATATTATTTATTTCAGTAGCATCTTTATTGGTATTTATCTTTTCTATATCATGTTCACCAATCATTGTAGAGACTTTTTCTCAAAGAGGAAGCCGAGTTTATGAAATTGCAAGGTCCGGATTTTATATATTTTCTTTTAGTTTTATTTTTTGTGGATATAATATTTTTACCTCATCTATGTTTACAGCATTATCAAATGGAAAGGTGTCTGCAATATTATCTTTTCTACGTACATTTGGATTTATAACTATAGGTTTATTGATATTGCCAAATATATTAAATATAAATGGGATATGGTTAGCAGTACCAAGTGCTGAGATTTTAACCTTATTTTTAACTGTTTTTTGTATATTTAAGTATAAGAATAGATATAAATATATGTAG
- a CDS encoding nitroreductase family protein, with translation MNFVELAKKRYSCRNYQDRKVEKEKLEKVLDVARIAPTGGNRQPQRLIVIQEKEGINKLSKAANIYDAPLAILVCGDKDKVWTRPFDGKQLTDIDTSIVTDHMMLQATELGLASVWVCYFNPDIIREEFSLPDNLEPINILLMGYESKIPESPERHEKTRVPLSEIVSYETL, from the coding sequence ATGAATTTCGTTGAACTTGCAAAAAAAAGATATTCTTGCCGTAATTATCAAGATAGAAAGGTTGAAAAAGAAAAACTTGAGAAGGTTTTAGATGTTGCAAGAATAGCTCCAACTGGTGGTAATCGTCAACCTCAAAGATTGATTGTTATTCAGGAAAAAGAAGGTATAAATAAACTTTCTAAGGCTGCCAATATATATGATGCGCCATTAGCAATTCTTGTATGTGGAGATAAAGACAAAGTTTGGACAAGACCTTTTGATGGGAAACAACTTACAGATATTGACACAAGTATAGTTACAGACCATATGATGTTACAGGCAACTGAACTTGGATTGGCAAGTGTTTGGGTGTGCTATTTTAATCCAGATATAATTAGAGAAGAGTTTAGTTTGCCAGATAATCTAGAACCAATAAATATATTATTGATGGGATATGAATCTAAGATACCAGAGAGCCCAGAGAGACATGAAAAAACTCGTGTTCCTTTAAGTGAAATTGTTTCTTATGAAACTCTTTAA
- a CDS encoding Lrp/AsnC ligand binding domain-containing protein — MAFIFINTDLSKSMKEFKKTILEYDTVLECHHISGEYDYLIKVLAEDTSNLEEFISVTLKEIGGIQKANTTIVLSTIKEEFNTIKDIF, encoded by the coding sequence TTGGCTTTTATATTTATCAATACTGATTTATCTAAAAGTATGAAAGAATTTAAGAAAACTATATTGGAATATGATACTGTATTAGAATGTCATCATATTTCAGGAGAGTATGATTACTTAATAAAAGTATTAGCAGAAGATACAAGTAATCTTGAAGAGTTTATATCAGTGACTTTGAAGGAAATTGGGGGGATTCAAAAAGCTAATACAACCATTGTTTTATCTACAATTAAAGAAGAATTTAATACAATAAAAGATATTTTTTAA
- a CDS encoding transglutaminase domain-containing protein: MKKNILTTMITMIIILMMSMTVMAEPYQEDETSSLKKQSANERNQTNIGTMDGRVQTNAISKGANYDPKYPLKGMLTQLGLNTTGKEGWDLLYGGNPNGVELRADGKYYYINKGMEGLGFYAAALSGGSYQRIGFGKLDPIEVIADGNWISYKQAQDTLTVIRNFLNSFDWRNASEMERANRAAKLVTEAKYADSKYCNIVYGNLVDKRGVCGSFASSFHLLTRLMGMNSLFILNPSLNHAWNYIQIDGKWYRFDGSEISDFGGSLDFDYRKLKDATREMTTYYDAKALSILGFNQ; encoded by the coding sequence ATGAAGAAGAATATATTAACTACTATGATTACCATGATTATTATATTGATGATGAGTATGACAGTAATGGCAGAGCCATATCAAGAAGATGAAACATCTAGCTTGAAAAAACAGAGTGCAAATGAACGTAATCAGACTAATATAGGCACAATGGATGGCAGAGTGCAAACAAATGCAATAAGTAAAGGTGCTAATTATGACCCTAAATATCCTCTTAAAGGAATGTTAACACAACTTGGTCTTAATACAACAGGTAAAGAGGGATGGGATTTACTCTATGGAGGAAATCCCAATGGAGTTGAGCTTCGAGCAGATGGTAAATATTATTATATAAATAAAGGTATGGAAGGGCTAGGATTTTATGCGGCAGCATTGTCAGGTGGCTCATATCAGAGAATAGGCTTTGGAAAACTTGACCCTATAGAAGTAATAGCCGATGGAAATTGGATTTCTTACAAACAAGCTCAAGATACACTTACAGTAATCAGGAATTTTTTAAATAGTTTTGACTGGAGAAATGCATCTGAGATGGAAAGAGCTAATAGAGCTGCAAAATTGGTAACCGAAGCAAAATATGCAGACTCTAAATATTGTAATATAGTCTATGGTAATCTGGTTGATAAACGTGGTGTATGTGGAAGTTTTGCAAGTAGCTTTCATTTATTAACAAGGTTAATGGGAATGAATTCACTATTTATATTAAATCCGTCATTAAATCATGCTTGGAACTATATACAAATTGATGGGAAATGGTATAGGTTTGATGGGTCTGAAATATCAGATTTTGGTGGATCATTAGACTTTGATTACCGTAAATTAAAGGATGCAACAAGAGAGATGACTACTTACTATGATGCTAAGGCATTGTCTATATTAGGATTTAATCAATAA